The Humulus lupulus chromosome 3, drHumLupu1.1, whole genome shotgun sequence genome window below encodes:
- the LOC133824036 gene encoding zinc finger BED domain-containing protein RICESLEEPER 1-like, protein MVVEEDDPLLASMAQSMKVKYDKYWGKIEECNEALIIALVLDPRYKLKYLTHCFKAFYGPLTCAQMVNEPSGSSSSSFTTTSSLNKYASLHDEFVQQRKEEDGGKTKNEVDRYLTEDAEPMIEGVNFDILKWWAKNSSKYKILSTIARDVLAILVTIVASEAAFSTGEITSDSDTTVGASGSENVSASPSGSINAPSTASSAAQGTD, encoded by the exons ATGGTAGTTGAGGAGGATGACCCGTTGTTAGCGAGTATGGCACAGAGCATGAAGGTGAAATATGACAAATATTGGGGAAAGATTGAGGAATGTAATGAGGCCCTTATAATTGCCTTGGTTCTTGACCCAAGATACAAGCTCAAGTATCTCACCCATTGCTTCAAAGCTTTTTATGGTCCACTGACATGCGCTCAGATGGTTAATGAG CCTAGTGGATCTTCCTCTTCCTCATTCACTACTACTTCTAGTTTGAATAAGTATGCTTCGTTGCATGATGAGTTTGTACAACAAAGGAAAGAGGAAGATGGTGGTAAGACAAAGAATGAGGTTGATAGGTATCTAACTGAGGATGCTGAACCTATGATTGAGGGTGTCAACTTCGACATTTTGAAATGGTGGGCCAAAAATTCATCCAAGTACAAGATCTTGTCAACCATTGCTCGTGATGTGTTAGCCATACTAGTTACAATTGTTGCTTCTGAGGCTGCCTTTTCGACTGGTG AGATCACAAGTGATAGTGATACAACTGTTGGAGCAAGTGGTAGTGAAAATGTTTCTGCTTCGCCTTCTGGTTCTATTAATGCTCCATCTACAGCCTCATCAGCTGCACAAGGAACTGATTGA